The following coding sequences are from one uncultured Desulfobacter sp. window:
- the ureE gene encoding urease accessory protein UreE translates to MIELTHKTQDKTPQATTLTLPWEKRIKSRQRVVLDNKDEAGLFLDRGEILRHGDMLSSDDGFQVKIIAAHEQVSTARAQTPRQLNLACYHLGNRHVDLEIRDAYVRYPHDHVLDEMVKGLGLTITVEQAPFEPETGAYGNGHHHHHHE, encoded by the coding sequence ATGATTGAGCTAACCCATAAAACCCAGGACAAAACGCCCCAAGCAACAACTTTAACGTTGCCCTGGGAAAAAAGAATCAAAAGCCGCCAGCGGGTGGTATTGGACAACAAAGATGAGGCCGGCCTGTTTCTTGACCGGGGAGAAATTTTGCGACACGGAGACATGTTAAGCAGTGATGATGGGTTTCAGGTAAAGATTATTGCCGCCCATGAGCAGGTTTCCACAGCCCGTGCCCAAACCCCCCGGCAACTCAACCTTGCCTGTTATCATCTGGGCAATCGCCACGTGGACCTTGAAATCCGGGACGCCTATGTGCGTTATCCCCATGACCACGTTTTAGACGAAATGGTCAAAGGACTTGGCTTAACAATCACCGTGGAACAGGCTCCTTTTGAGCCGGAAACAGGGGCATACGGCAATGGGCACCACCACCATCACCACGAATGA
- the urtE gene encoding urea ABC transporter ATP-binding subunit UrtE — protein sequence MLTIENLNQYYGESHTLWDLSLSIKEKCCTCLMGRNGVGKTTLLNCIMGLVPVKSGSISFKGENIIKKRAEHRAGFGIGYVPQGRQIFPLMTVEENLTIGLTTAGKGKKIPDLVFELFPVLKEMLKRRGGDLSGGQQQQLAIGRALVLDPTLLILDEPCEGIQPNIVQEIGDIIRRLVQEVDMTVLLVEQKLHFVKQTADNFFIMDRGRLMADGNISELNEELISKYLTV from the coding sequence ATGCTTACAATAGAAAACCTGAACCAGTATTACGGTGAAAGCCACACCCTTTGGGATCTTTCACTTTCGATCAAGGAGAAGTGCTGCACCTGCCTGATGGGCAGAAACGGCGTGGGTAAAACAACCTTGCTCAACTGCATCATGGGCCTTGTCCCCGTTAAAAGCGGCAGCATATCCTTTAAGGGCGAAAACATCATCAAAAAAAGGGCTGAACACCGGGCAGGCTTTGGCATTGGCTATGTTCCCCAGGGCCGCCAGATTTTCCCGCTCATGACCGTTGAAGAGAACCTGACCATCGGCCTGACCACAGCCGGGAAGGGAAAAAAAATTCCAGATCTGGTTTTTGAGCTTTTTCCTGTGTTAAAAGAGATGTTGAAACGCCGGGGCGGGGATCTTTCGGGCGGCCAGCAGCAGCAGCTTGCCATTGGCAGGGCATTGGTGCTGGACCCCACCCTGCTGATTCTGGATGAGCCCTGTGAAGGCATCCAGCCCAACATTGTCCAGGAAATCGGGGATATTATTAGAAGATTGGTTCAGGAGGTGGATATGACCGTACTTTTGGTGGAACAAAAACTTCACTTTGTCAAACAGACGGCGGACAACTTCTTTATCATGGACCGGGGGCGGCTCATGGCCGACGGTAATATTTCAGAGCTTAACGAAGAACTGATCAGCAAATATCTGACCGTTTAA
- the ureC gene encoding urease subunit alpha yields MTTISRKAYAEMFGPTTGDRVRLADTELFVEVEEDKTIYGEEVKFGGGKTIRDGMGQSQASCGDAVDMVITNALIIDHWGIVKADVGIKDGRIHGIGKAGNPDVQPGIDIIVGPGTEAVAGEGNILTAGGIDAHIHFIAPQQIDEALASGITTMLGGGTGPATGTNATTCTPGPWNIVKMLQAADAFPMNLGFMGKGNASLPRALEEQVAAGAMGLKLHEDWGTTPAAIDNCLAVADKLDVQVAIHTDTLNESGFVEQTMDAFKGRTIHTFHTEGAGGGHAPDIIRACELPNVLPSSTNPTRPYTVNTIDEHLDMLMVCHHLDAKIAEDIAFAESRIRRETIAAEDILHDLGAFSMIASDSQAMGRVGEVIIRTWQTAHKMKVQRGSLKQDPSTHDNNRVKRYISKYTINPALCHGIAHEVGSVEKGKFADLVLWKPAMFGVKPSLVIKGGMIALAPMGDPNASIPSPQPVHYRPMFGAFGRARHETSISFVSGTALEKGMLDSAGLKSLLKPVKGCRAIGKKNMIHNTYQPHMEVDPQTYEVRADGELLTCEPASVLPMAQRYFLF; encoded by the coding sequence ATGACAACCATCAGCAGAAAAGCCTATGCAGAGATGTTCGGCCCCACCACCGGAGACCGGGTAAGACTGGCGGATACCGAATTGTTCGTTGAAGTTGAAGAAGACAAAACCATTTACGGCGAAGAAGTCAAATTCGGCGGTGGAAAAACCATCCGGGACGGCATGGGACAAAGCCAGGCCTCGTGCGGGGATGCCGTTGACATGGTGATCACCAATGCCCTCATTATCGACCACTGGGGCATCGTCAAAGCGGATGTGGGCATTAAGGACGGCCGGATTCACGGCATTGGAAAGGCCGGCAACCCCGATGTTCAGCCCGGGATTGACATCATTGTGGGACCCGGTACGGAAGCGGTCGCCGGAGAAGGCAATATTCTCACCGCAGGCGGCATTGATGCCCACATCCATTTCATTGCCCCCCAGCAGATTGACGAGGCCCTTGCCTCGGGCATCACCACCATGCTTGGCGGCGGCACCGGCCCTGCCACCGGGACCAACGCCACCACCTGCACCCCGGGCCCCTGGAATATCGTGAAGATGCTCCAGGCCGCCGATGCCTTCCCCATGAATCTGGGATTTATGGGCAAGGGCAATGCCAGTTTACCCAGAGCCCTTGAAGAACAGGTAGCTGCGGGAGCCATGGGCCTCAAACTCCACGAAGACTGGGGAACGACGCCGGCGGCAATTGATAACTGCCTTGCCGTTGCAGACAAACTGGACGTCCAGGTGGCCATCCACACGGATACCCTAAACGAATCCGGATTTGTGGAACAGACCATGGATGCCTTTAAGGGCCGTACCATCCACACCTTCCACACCGAAGGGGCCGGCGGCGGTCATGCTCCGGACATCATCCGGGCCTGCGAGTTACCCAATGTGCTGCCCTCGTCGACCAACCCCACCCGACCCTACACGGTCAACACCATTGACGAACACCTGGACATGCTCATGGTTTGCCACCACCTGGACGCCAAAATTGCCGAGGACATTGCCTTTGCCGAGTCCCGCATCAGAAGGGAAACCATTGCGGCCGAAGACATCCTCCACGACCTGGGTGCATTTTCCATGATTGCATCGGACTCCCAGGCCATGGGCCGGGTGGGAGAGGTGATCATCAGAACCTGGCAGACCGCACACAAAATGAAAGTGCAACGGGGAAGCCTGAAGCAGGACCCGTCCACCCATGACAACAACAGGGTGAAACGGTATATTTCAAAATACACCATCAACCCGGCCCTCTGCCACGGCATTGCCCATGAGGTTGGCTCTGTTGAAAAGGGCAAATTTGCGGACCTGGTGCTATGGAAACCCGCAATGTTCGGGGTCAAGCCCTCCTTGGTCATTAAAGGCGGTATGATCGCGCTGGCTCCCATGGGAGACCCCAATGCGTCCATTCCTTCACCCCAGCCGGTTCATTACCGGCCCATGTTTGGTGCCTTTGGCCGGGCCCGGCATGAAACATCCATCTCCTTTGTATCGGGAACGGCTTTGGAAAAGGGCATGCTGGACAGCGCCGGCCTGAAATCCCTTCTGAAACCGGTAAAGGGATGCCGGGCCATCGGCAAAAAGAATATGATCCACAATACCTATCAGCCCCACATGGAAGTTGACCCCCAGACCTACGAGGTGCGGGCCGATGGCGAACTGTTAACCTGTGAACCGGCGTCGGTGCTTCCCATGGCGCAACGCTACTTTTTGTTTTAA
- a CDS encoding NAD(P)H-hydrate dehydratase — protein MIIVTTQQMQQMDKNTIEAFGLPGRVLMENAGRGALEILADHFDLEGTRVAVVAGRGNNGGDGFVIGRYLMEMGVSVSFFLLSTRNRVQGDARANMDLVLDLLAEHSLSQFIEIPDQDALDAAAEILQDHDLFVDAIFGTGLNSHVRGIYRDVIELINDSGKSVFSVDIPSGINADTGAVCGVAIQADATATFAFAKTGHILYPGNFHTGDLEVVDIGIPGHIAKTQTPDIFLPEPHDIADLIPTREFNAHKGSFGHLVILAGSPGKTGAAALSANAAMRTGAGLVTLGVPEKLMPVLEPMVIEPMTTALSQTPSGSLDAAALDDIITLLADKNALAIGPGLGTDPGTRELIQSILAIASVPMVIDADGLNCIAKNPDILDTVKAPVILTPHPGEMARLTGKTIEEIQQNRMATARNFAERHNVILALKGAQTLVACPDGAVFICPTGNPGMACAGMGDVLTGMITAFLAQNLSPESAALAGVYVHGLCGDLLAEDQVFGFSASDMLANIPHTINTLLS, from the coding sequence ATGATCATTGTCACCACCCAACAGATGCAGCAGATGGATAAAAATACCATTGAGGCCTTCGGCCTTCCAGGCCGGGTACTCATGGAAAATGCAGGCCGGGGTGCCCTGGAGATACTGGCCGACCACTTTGACCTTGAAGGCACCCGGGTGGCCGTGGTGGCGGGCCGGGGCAACAACGGCGGAGACGGTTTTGTAATCGGCCGTTACCTCATGGAGATGGGGGTCAGCGTCAGTTTCTTTCTTTTGTCCACCCGGAACCGGGTCCAGGGAGATGCCCGGGCAAATATGGACCTGGTGCTGGATCTTCTGGCCGAACATTCCCTGTCACAGTTCATTGAAATCCCGGACCAAGACGCACTGGACGCGGCAGCTGAAATCCTGCAAGACCACGATCTGTTTGTGGACGCTATTTTCGGCACCGGACTCAATTCCCATGTGAGGGGCATTTACCGTGATGTCATTGAGCTGATCAACGACTCGGGCAAATCGGTGTTCAGCGTGGACATCCCTTCGGGAATCAATGCAGATACAGGTGCCGTCTGCGGTGTGGCCATCCAAGCCGATGCCACGGCCACCTTTGCCTTTGCCAAAACTGGGCACATTCTCTATCCGGGCAACTTTCACACCGGTGACCTGGAGGTGGTTGACATCGGCATTCCCGGCCACATTGCAAAAACACAAACCCCCGATATTTTCCTGCCCGAACCCCACGACATTGCAGACCTGATACCCACCAGGGAGTTCAATGCCCACAAGGGCAGTTTCGGCCACCTGGTGATACTGGCAGGATCACCGGGTAAAACCGGGGCGGCAGCATTGTCCGCCAACGCGGCCATGCGGACCGGTGCGGGTCTTGTGACCTTAGGGGTGCCCGAAAAGCTCATGCCCGTCCTGGAACCCATGGTTATCGAACCCATGACAACGGCGCTTAGCCAGACCCCTTCCGGCAGTTTGGATGCCGCTGCCCTAGATGACATCATCACGCTTTTAGCAGACAAAAACGCGTTGGCCATAGGCCCTGGCCTAGGCACGGATCCCGGCACCCGGGAACTGATCCAAAGCATCCTGGCCATTGCATCCGTCCCCATGGTCATTGACGCCGACGGCCTGAACTGCATCGCCAAAAACCCTGACATTCTGGATACGGTCAAAGCCCCTGTAATCCTGACACCCCACCCCGGAGAAATGGCCCGTCTTACCGGGAAAACCATCGAAGAGATCCAGCAGAACCGAATGGCAACCGCCCGGAACTTTGCAGAAAGACACAACGTTATCCTGGCACTCAAAGGCGCCCAGACCCTCGTAGCCTGCCCGGACGGCGCCGTATTCATCTGCCCCACGGGCAATCCCGGCATGGCCTGCGCCGGCATGGGAGATGTACTCACCGGCATGATCACGGCATTTCTGGCCCAGAATCTGTCCCCAGAATCAGCAGCCCTGGCAGGCGTCTATGTCCATGGACTGTGCGGAGATCTTCTGGCCGAAGATCAGGTCTTTGGATTTTCTGCATCAGATATGCTGGCAAACATCCCCCATACCATCAACACCCTGTTATCATGA
- the tsaE gene encoding tRNA (adenosine(37)-N6)-threonylcarbamoyltransferase complex ATPase subunit type 1 TsaE: MKDIISQSPEQTQETGRRLGTYIQEQHISCAMALTGDLGCGKTCFVQGLARGLNVADEYYITSPTFTIMNEYPAGKMRLFHLDLYRLSDPEELDYIGIEDQLGHNSVTVVEWPDLLIETGFAFDLHIHFEFDADFNRKITLSPSGQAGTNLLSSLSL; this comes from the coding sequence ATGAAAGATATCATCTCCCAAAGCCCGGAACAAACCCAGGAAACAGGCAGACGATTAGGGACATATATCCAGGAGCAGCACATAAGCTGCGCCATGGCCCTGACAGGGGATCTTGGCTGCGGCAAGACCTGTTTTGTCCAGGGCCTTGCCCGGGGGCTGAACGTCGCGGACGAATACTACATCACCAGCCCCACCTTCACCATCATGAATGAATATCCGGCAGGCAAAATGCGTCTTTTCCATCTGGACCTGTACCGCCTTTCAGACCCGGAAGAACTGGATTATATCGGCATCGAGGACCAGCTGGGACACAACAGCGTTACGGTGGTGGAATGGCCGGACCTCCTCATTGAAACCGGATTTGCCTTTGATCTTCACATCCATTTTGAGTTTGATGCCGATTTTAATAGAAAAATAACCCTTTCCCCATCTGGACAAGCCGGAACAAATCTGCTAAGCAGTCTATCCCTATAA
- a CDS encoding aspartate kinase yields MALRVQKFGGTSVADIERISKVADRVQKAHENGDQMVVVLSAMAGVTNNLIKLAGQASKIPDKRELDVLLATGEQTTAALMAMMLKSRGFKAKSFLGFQAGIHTDHMSGKARIREIDSHNLRDALDEGNIVVVAGFQGADDHGDITTLGRGGSDTSAVAIAASLKADVCEIFTDVDGVYTTDPRICPKARKISRISYDEMLEMAILGAKVLQIRSVEFAKKYNVPVHVRSSFNEEEGTMVVNESEDMESPVVSGVTCDMNEARITFKRVPDQPGISAKVFGALAEAGISVDMIIQNSRTGGETDLTFTVTMDDFNRAMEISEKVADQINAGEIKTATEIAKISVIGLGMKSHSGVAAVMFKALADENINIRMISTSEIRISCVILAKYAELAVRTLHAAFGLDKIG; encoded by the coding sequence ATGGCGTTACGGGTGCAAAAATTTGGCGGTACATCTGTGGCAGATATCGAAAGGATCTCCAAAGTGGCCGACCGGGTACAAAAAGCCCATGAAAACGGTGACCAGATGGTTGTGGTACTTTCGGCCATGGCAGGCGTGACAAACAATCTGATCAAGCTTGCCGGACAGGCATCCAAAATCCCGGATAAACGGGAATTAGACGTACTCCTGGCAACCGGAGAACAGACCACGGCGGCCTTGATGGCGATGATGCTTAAATCAAGAGGCTTTAAAGCCAAATCATTCCTGGGTTTCCAGGCCGGCATCCATACCGACCATATGTCGGGCAAAGCCAGAATCCGGGAAATCGACAGCCACAACCTGCGTGACGCCCTGGATGAAGGGAATATTGTTGTCGTTGCAGGCTTCCAGGGTGCCGATGACCACGGAGATATTACCACCCTGGGCCGGGGCGGGTCCGACACCTCGGCAGTGGCCATAGCGGCATCACTCAAAGCCGATGTCTGTGAAATTTTCACCGACGTGGACGGCGTCTACACAACAGATCCAAGGATCTGCCCCAAAGCCAGGAAAATCAGCAGAATTTCCTACGATGAAATGCTTGAAATGGCCATTCTGGGGGCCAAGGTTCTCCAGATCAGGTCTGTGGAATTTGCAAAAAAATATAATGTGCCCGTGCACGTCCGGTCATCATTTAATGAGGAGGAAGGAACCATGGTTGTCAATGAAAGTGAAGATATGGAAAGTCCGGTGGTTTCAGGCGTCACCTGTGACATGAATGAAGCAAGAATTACCTTCAAGCGCGTCCCGGACCAGCCCGGCATCTCAGCCAAGGTCTTCGGCGCCCTTGCCGAGGCCGGTATTTCCGTGGACATGATCATCCAGAACTCCCGGACCGGCGGCGAAACGGACCTGACCTTTACCGTGACCATGGACGATTTTAACCGGGCCATGGAGATTTCCGAAAAAGTGGCAGATCAAATCAATGCCGGAGAGATAAAAACCGCCACCGAAATTGCCAAAATATCCGTCATCGGCCTGGGTATGAAAAGCCATTCCGGCGTAGCGGCAGTGATGTTCAAAGCCCTGGCTGACGAGAACATCAACATCCGCATGATTTCAACCTCTGAGATCCGTATTTCCTGCGTCATTCTGGCCAAATATGCAGAGCTTGCGGTCAGAACCCTGCACGCCGCGTTTGGCCTGGATAAAATAGGATAG
- a CDS encoding urease subunit beta → MIPGEMITQPGDITINDGRKTLSVKVVNSGDRPIQVGSHYHFYETNKALSFDRETAKGFRLNIPSGTAIRFEPGLERTVELVAYAGARRVFGFNQAVMGNLDDGSN, encoded by the coding sequence ATGATTCCAGGAGAAATGATTACACAACCGGGAGACATTACCATCAATGACGGCCGAAAAACCCTGAGCGTTAAGGTGGTCAACAGCGGTGACAGACCGATTCAGGTGGGGTCCCATTACCATTTTTATGAAACCAACAAGGCACTCTCCTTTGACCGGGAAACCGCCAAAGGCTTTCGCCTCAACATTCCATCGGGAACCGCCATCCGGTTTGAGCCGGGTCTTGAGCGGACTGTCGAACTGGTGGCCTATGCGGGCGCACGCAGGGTATTTGGATTCAACCAGGCCGTCATGGGAAACCTTGACGACGGGTCTAACTAA
- a CDS encoding urease accessory protein UreD — protein MCSPLHQKPADGTKAGWHASLDLYLEKKEDKTVLAKTNRKGPLTIQQPLYAEDGTCHIYLLHPPGGLVGGDRLDLEVYAGKNTHTLLTTPGATKFYRSSGPEAVQSQTLNVAAGSVLEWFPQETILFEGANGHLITTVHLAPEAVFMGWEISCLGLPALKKTFDRGQLNATVTLFNDAIPLLFEKLKVNDKRDLAGPAGLRNQPVSATFWAYPVQEQLFRQVQEKTPPLEENFGITLMDDLLVARYLGDHPGQAKEQFERLRQALAPELTGRQAAVPRIWNT, from the coding sequence ATGTGTTCACCCCTGCACCAAAAACCGGCCGATGGAACCAAAGCAGGCTGGCATGCGTCCTTAGATCTTTATCTTGAAAAAAAAGAGGATAAAACAGTACTGGCAAAAACAAACCGCAAAGGCCCGTTGACCATTCAGCAGCCTTTATATGCCGAAGACGGGACCTGCCATATCTACCTGCTGCACCCGCCGGGCGGTCTTGTGGGCGGAGATCGCCTTGACCTTGAGGTTTATGCCGGGAAAAACACCCACACCCTTTTGACCACGCCGGGGGCGACCAAATTTTATCGATCCAGCGGCCCGGAGGCGGTACAGAGCCAGACCTTGAATGTGGCCGCCGGATCGGTTCTGGAGTGGTTTCCCCAGGAGACCATTTTATTTGAAGGGGCCAACGGCCATCTTATAACGACGGTACATCTTGCCCCGGAGGCGGTATTTATGGGGTGGGAAATTTCATGCCTCGGCCTTCCCGCACTCAAAAAGACCTTTGACCGTGGGCAGCTGAACGCAACGGTCACCCTGTTCAACGACGCAATTCCGCTGTTGTTTGAAAAGCTTAAGGTTAACGATAAACGGGATCTGGCGGGACCGGCAGGATTAAGAAACCAGCCGGTGTCGGCAACCTTCTGGGCGTATCCGGTCCAGGAACAACTCTTCAGGCAGGTCCAGGAAAAAACGCCCCCGCTTGAGGAAAATTTTGGCATAACATTAATGGACGACCTGCTTGTGGCCCGATACCTGGGCGACCACCCAGGACAGGCCAAAGAACAATTTGAACGCCTGCGGCAGGCCCTTGCCCCTGAACTGACGGGCAGGCAAGCTGCCGTTCCAAGGATATGGAACACTTAA
- a CDS encoding DNA-3-methyladenine glycosylase I, producing MNDLTRCGWVTNDPVYIRYHDTEWGVPVHDDRKIFEFLILEGAQAGLSWLTILKRRQGYFNAFCDFDPEKVARFSEGDIQQRLKDPGIIRNKLKVRSAVTNAQAFLQIQEEFGSFDAYAWRFVDGAPIINHYTHQDQVPATSRQSDAFSKDLCKRGFKFTGSTIIYAHMQATGMVNDHLVSCFRYKEVMA from the coding sequence ATGAACGATCTTACACGATGCGGTTGGGTAACCAATGATCCCGTATACATCCGCTACCACGATACGGAATGGGGGGTGCCGGTTCACGATGACCGCAAAATTTTTGAATTCCTCATCCTGGAGGGTGCCCAGGCAGGGTTATCCTGGTTGACAATTCTCAAGCGCCGCCAGGGGTATTTCAATGCGTTCTGTGATTTTGACCCTGAAAAGGTGGCCCGGTTCAGCGAAGGCGATATTCAGCAACGCTTGAAAGACCCCGGCATCATCAGAAACAAGCTCAAGGTTCGATCTGCGGTAACCAACGCCCAGGCATTTTTACAAATCCAGGAAGAGTTTGGCTCCTTTGACGCCTATGCCTGGAGGTTTGTGGACGGAGCGCCCATCATCAATCACTATACCCACCAGGACCAGGTTCCGGCAACATCCCGTCAGTCCGATGCATTTTCAAAAGATTTATGTAAACGCGGGTTTAAATTTACCGGGTCCACCATCATCTATGCCCATATGCAGGCCACGGGCATGGTGAACGACCACCTGGTCTCCTGTTTCAGATACAAAGAGGTAATGGCCTGA
- a CDS encoding N-acyl-L-homoserine lactone synthetase, which yields MLIELNPLSNKEKSMNLSNTLFNSFLPCPMAELRKKMNRIGLPDFQTNPDCVTFRKASSVDDYLSCFSLLHDVYVAAGFIKPSIPPLRIIRHHSYPDAVVFMGCVPDAQAGSVPIYTASIFRDNQEDGFDLPMDTEFRRELDVLRNQGSRLVEIGCLASHPLYRKGDKKIPMLGNRTLVSYAINAFHADDIVITVHPKYLKIYEDILLFERIGEISSYSYVNNNPAVALRQDLQTWPDRLKRIYGKKPIEKNLHHFLFESGPISDDMALDIGEGGTGEYQEVDKKDFVIQEYYSALQKINPRQLSMAL from the coding sequence TTGTTAATTGAGCTGAATCCATTATCAAATAAAGAAAAAAGTATGAATTTATCAAATACATTGTTTAACTCGTTTTTGCCCTGTCCGATGGCGGAACTCAGAAAAAAAATGAATCGGATTGGCCTTCCTGATTTTCAAACTAACCCGGACTGTGTTACTTTTCGTAAAGCATCCAGTGTTGATGATTATCTGTCTTGTTTTAGCTTGTTGCATGATGTTTATGTGGCCGCCGGCTTCATTAAACCTTCCATTCCCCCATTGAGAATTATTCGGCACCATTCATACCCTGACGCTGTGGTATTTATGGGATGCGTGCCGGATGCTCAGGCTGGCAGTGTGCCGATATATACGGCCAGCATATTTCGGGACAATCAAGAAGACGGCTTTGACCTTCCCATGGATACAGAATTTAGACGGGAACTGGACGTGTTAAGAAATCAGGGAAGCCGCCTTGTTGAAATCGGATGCCTGGCATCGCATCCGCTATACCGAAAAGGAGACAAAAAAATCCCCATGCTGGGGAACCGCACGCTGGTGTCATATGCGATTAATGCCTTTCATGCGGACGACATAGTCATTACCGTCCATCCCAAATATTTAAAAATTTACGAAGATATACTTTTGTTTGAGAGAATCGGAGAGATTTCATCTTATTCCTATGTTAACAATAATCCGGCTGTGGCGCTTCGACAGGATTTGCAAACATGGCCGGACAGACTTAAAAGAATTTATGGCAAAAAACCGATAGAAAAAAATCTACACCATTTTCTCTTTGAGTCCGGCCCAATTTCAGATGATATGGCCCTTGACATTGGTGAAGGGGGAACAGGGGAATATCAGGAAGTTGATAAGAAAGATTTTGTTATTCAAGAATATTATAGTGCCTTGCAAAAAATCAATCCCCGGCAGTTATCAATGGCTTTATAG
- the ureA gene encoding urease subunit gamma — protein sequence MDLTPREKDKLLIFTAALLAERRKAKGLLLNYPEAVAFISAAVMEGAREGKTVAELMDYGRTLLSKEEVMDGVAEMIHDVQVEATFPDGTKLVTVHNPIH from the coding sequence ATGGATCTTACCCCCAGAGAAAAAGATAAACTGTTGATATTTACGGCAGCGTTGCTTGCGGAACGGCGCAAGGCCAAAGGGCTGCTGCTTAACTATCCCGAGGCGGTCGCCTTTATCAGTGCAGCGGTCATGGAAGGTGCACGGGAAGGTAAAACCGTGGCGGAACTCATGGATTACGGCCGTACCCTTCTGAGCAAAGAAGAGGTCATGGACGGTGTCGCTGAAATGATCCATGATGTTCAGGTTGAAGCCACATTTCCCGACGGCACCAAACTGGTCACCGTCCATAACCCCATACACTGA
- the ureG gene encoding urease accessory protein UreG, protein MSKKAPLRVGVGGPVGSGKTALLEAICLNMRDRYELAVVTNDIYTREDQDFLIQRQALSADRIMGVETGGCPHTAIREDASMNLAAVEDLCQKFPNLNLVLVESGGDNLSATFSPELADLAIYVIDVSAGDKIPRKGGPGITRSDLLVINKVDLAPLVGASLGVMEQDTRRMRGDKPFVFANMKTGKGVDEIIEFLIHEGMLES, encoded by the coding sequence ATGAGTAAAAAAGCACCCCTTCGCGTTGGCGTTGGCGGACCGGTGGGATCAGGTAAAACCGCCCTTCTTGAGGCAATATGTCTGAACATGAGAGACCGTTATGAACTTGCCGTGGTCACCAATGATATTTATACCCGGGAGGATCAGGATTTTCTGATCCAAAGGCAGGCATTGTCTGCGGACAGAATCATGGGGGTTGAAACCGGGGGGTGTCCCCACACGGCCATCCGTGAAGATGCATCCATGAACCTGGCAGCGGTGGAAGACCTTTGCCAAAAATTTCCGAACTTAAACCTGGTACTGGTGGAAAGCGGCGGAGACAACCTGAGTGCCACCTTCAGCCCGGAACTCGCCGATCTTGCCATCTATGTCATTGATGTCTCGGCAGGAGATAAAATTCCCCGTAAAGGTGGCCCCGGCATCACCCGATCCGATCTCCTGGTGATCAACAAGGTGGATTTAGCCCCCCTGGTCGGCGCCTCCCTTGGGGTCATGGAACAGGACACGCGCCGGATGAGAGGAGACAAGCCCTTTGTCTTTGCCAATATGAAAACCGGTAAAGGCGTTGATGAGATCATCGAATTTTTGATTCATGAAGGCATGCTTGAATCTTGA
- a CDS encoding urease accessory protein UreF, with translation MGTTTITTNESQSANAPMTSPWLIRLMHLVSPSLPTGGFAYSQGLEWAIEKGWINSESPLEQWLLNVLETGMTHVDIPLLQMIYQAVERRDIDAFTRAAQWVRACRETKELRNEEEHRGRAMAAIIKELGLCQDSMAKSKKKPIHDPWHKVIASSQLAGFAFAAALWQIPIQAAAQGYLWSWLENQVLAAVKIIPLGQSSGQRVLARLSPAIDTAVATGLQIKDVEQMGSSLPALGLAGSNHETQYTRLFRS, from the coding sequence ATGGGCACCACCACCATCACCACGAATGAATCCCAATCAGCCAACGCCCCCATGACGTCACCATGGCTGATCCGGCTCATGCACCTGGTCAGCCCGTCACTCCCCACCGGTGGCTTTGCCTATTCCCAAGGGTTGGAATGGGCCATTGAAAAGGGGTGGATCAACAGTGAATCCCCCCTTGAACAATGGCTCTTAAATGTTTTGGAAACCGGCATGACCCATGTTGACATCCCGTTGCTTCAAATGATTTACCAGGCTGTTGAGCGCCGGGACATCGACGCCTTTACCCGGGCGGCCCAATGGGTAAGGGCCTGCCGGGAGACCAAAGAGCTTAGGAATGAAGAAGAACACCGGGGACGGGCCATGGCGGCCATTATCAAAGAGCTGGGGCTTTGTCAGGACAGCATGGCAAAATCTAAAAAAAAGCCAATCCATGACCCATGGCATAAGGTTATTGCCTCATCCCAACTGGCCGGGTTTGCCTTTGCCGCCGCGTTATGGCAAATCCCCATCCAGGCTGCCGCCCAAGGGTATCTGTGGTCCTGGCTTGAAAACCAGGTGCTGGCCGCCGTAAAAATTATTCCCCTGGGACAAAGTTCAGGCCAGAGGGTCCTGGCAAGACTGTCCCCGGCCATCGACACTGCGGTTGCCACAGGCCTGCAGATTAAAGACGTTGAACAGATGGGAAGTTCCCTGCCAGCCCTGGGGTTGGCAGGCAGCAACCACGAAACGCAATATACCAGACTTTTCAGATCATAA